Proteins from a single region of Pyrus communis chromosome 6, drPyrComm1.1, whole genome shotgun sequence:
- the LOC137736936 gene encoding probable methyltransferase PMT5, giving the protein MRSSWFSKLSLILGPRPPLNWLLLCGVIVLALIAVLGSSSSNTFDSLTPTSVPNIYTNYRRLKEQAAVDYLELRSLSLGASRQRELGLCGKERENHVPCYNVSANVLAGFKDGEEFDRHCEVSRNRERCLVRPPKDYKIPLRWPAGRDVIWSANVKITKDQFLSSGSMTKRLMLLEENQIAFHSEDGLIFDGVKDYSLQIAKMLGLKSDSDFLQAGVQTVLDIGCGFGSFGAHLVSLNVMAICIAAYEATGSQVQLTLERGLPAMIGNFITRQLPYPALSFEMVHCAQCGIVWDKKDWMLLLEVDRVLKPGGYFVLTSSTSQPYGNSLSMKNSMVTTMEELTPKVCWTLKAQQYETYIWQKTLDSDCYTSRKQGALPVCNEGHDVRSYYKPLVSCISGTTSKRWAPIRNRSSSPHRLSSAEIEVHGVQPEDFFEDLQVWRSALKNYWSLLTPLIFSDHPKRPGDEDPLPPFNMLRNVMDMSAHYGGLNAAFLEERKSVWVMNVVPVNAPDTLPLILDQGFAGVLHDWCEPFPTYPRTYDLLHANGLLSHLSSERCSMMDLFLEMDRILRPEGWVVLCDKVGAIEMARVFATQIRWEARVIDLQNGSDQRLLVCQKPFVKK; this is encoded by the exons ATGAGAAGCTCCTGGTTCAGTAAACTCTCCCTCATTTTAGGCCCTAGACCGCCACTCAATTGGTTACTCTTGTGTGGTGTTATTGTACTCGCACTAATTGCAGTGCTGGGATCATCTTCTTCAAATACATTTGACTCTTTAACTCCCACTTCGGTACCCAACATATATACAAACTATAGGAGGCTAAAGGAGCAAGCGGCGGTTGATTATCTGGAGCTGCGGTCTCTCTCACTGGGGGCTAGTCGACAAAGAGAGCTTGGCCTTTGTggcaaagaaagagaaaatcaTGTGCCTTGTTACAATGTTTCAGCAAACGTTTTAGCTGGGTTTAAAGATGGGGAGGAGTTTGATCGGCATTGTGAAGTATCAAGAAACAGAGAACGGTGTCTGGTTCGCCCTCCTAAGGATTATAAGATCCCCTTGAGGTGGCCAGCTGGTAGGGATGTGATATGGAGTGCAAACGTGAAGATAACCAAAGACCAATTTCTTTCATCTGGAAGCATGACCAAAAG GTTGATGCTGCTAGAAGAAAATCAAATTGCCTTTCACTCTGAGGATGGTCTGATTTTTGATGGTGTCAAGGATTATTCTCTTCAAATTGCGAAGATGTTAGGTTTGAAAAGTGACTCTGACTTTCTTCAAGCCGGT GTGCAAACTGTACTGGATATTGGTTGCGGTTTTGGTAGTTTTGGAGCTCATTTAGTATCACTGAATGTAATGGCTATTTGTATTGCGGCATATGAGGCAACTGGCAGTCAAGTTCAGTTGACCCTTGAGAGAGGTCTTCCAGCAATGATTGGCAACTTCATTACAAGACAGCTTCCATATCCAGCATTGTCGTTTGAAATGGTTCATTGTGCTCAATGCGGTATTGTTTGGGACAAAAAAG ATTGGATGTTGCTTTTAGAAGTTGACCGGGTACTCAAGCCCGGAGGCTACTTTGTTTTAACGTCATCGACAAGCCAACCATATGGAAATTCGTTGAGCATGAAGAATAGCATGGTCACAACAATGGAGGAATTGACCCCGAAAGTCTGTTGGACTCTAAAAGCTCAGCAATATGAAACTTATATCTGGCAGAAAACTCTGGATTCTGATTGCTATACATCTCG CAAGCAGGGTGCTCTACCAGTTTGTAATGAAGGGCATGACGTTCGATCATATTATAAGCCTCTCGTATCATGTATAAGTGGGACCACCAGCAAACGCTGGGCTCCAATCCGAAATAGGTCCTCTAGTCCTCATCGATTGAGCTCAGCTGAGATTGAAGTTCAT GGAGTTCAACCTGAAGATTTCTTTGAAGACTTACAGGTCTGGAGATCAGCTCTGAAGAACTATTGGTCTTTACTTACACCATTGATATTTTCCGACCATCCGAAGAGACCAGGCGATGAAGACCCATTACCTCCATTCAACATGCTACGCAATGTGATGGACATGAGTGCTCACTATGGGGGTTTAAATGCTGCTTTTCTGGAGGAAAGAAAATCAGTGTGGGTGATGAATGTCGTGCCTGTCAATGCTCCCGACACACTTCCTCTCATTCTAGATCAAGGTTTTGCTGGTGTTTTGCATGACTG GTGTGAACCATTCCCTACATATCCTCGAACATATGATTTGTTGCATGCAAATGGGCTGCTCTCACATCTGTCTTCAGAGAGGTGCAGCATGATGGACTTATTCTTGGAGATGGACCGGATTCTGCGACCTGag GGATGGGTTGTTCTCTGTGATAAAGTGGGAGCTATAGAGATGGCGCGCGTGTTTGCTACACAAATACGTTGGGAAGCTAGGGTGATTGACCTTCAGAATGGAAGTGACCAACGACTACTTGTTTGCCAAAAGCCGTTCgtaaaaaaatga